From Nitrososphaerota archaeon:
CGGACCAGTCGGGGCCGAAGAACCTGCACTTCACACTCACCAGGACAAGGCTTGAGGAGGTCGCGAGGCCCATCGTCAGCAAGACCGAGGACACAATCAGGAGGGTGATGAATGAGGGGAAGCTCTCCCAGACCCAGATAGACAAGGTCATACTGATCGGAGGGATGACGAGGATGCCGCTGGTCAGGAAATTCGTGGAGGACGTAGCGGGCAAGCCTGCCGAGAGGGGAGTCGACCCCATGGAGGCGGTGGCGATAGGGGCGGCCATCCAGGGAGCCGTCCTCGCTGGAGAGATCAAGGACATACTCCTGCTTGACGTCACGCCCCTTTCGATGGGGGTGGAGACCCTGGGGGGCATCACCGAGCATCTTATCGAGAAGAACGCGACCATCCCGACGAAGAGGAGCAAGACCTTCACTACGGCGGCGGACTTCCAGACTGCGGTCACCATTCATGTCGTCCAGGGGGAGAGGTCGATGGCGGCTGACAACGTATCGCTGGGGATGTTCAACCTGACGGGCATCCCTCCTTCTCCGAGGGGAGTCCCCCAAATCGAAGTGACGTTCGATATCGACGCCAACGGAATACTCACCGTGGGGGCCAAGGACCTAGGGACGGGCAAGGAGAACAAGATCACCATCACGGCATCCACAAAACTCTCCAAGGAGGAGAAGGAGAGACTCGTCAGGGACGCGGAGTCGTACTCCGAGCAGGACAAGAAGAAGAGAGAGGAAGCCGAGCTGAGGAACGAGGCTGACTCCATCCTCTACACCACCGAGAAGACGAAGCGTGACGTGGAGGGAAAGGTCGACAAGGCGAGCCTGGATAGGGTGGACGCCGCCGCCCAGGAGCTGAGGAAGGCCCTGGAGGGGAAGGACGTGGCAGTCATCAGGGAGAAGAACGAGGCGCTCAAGAGGGTTCTGCAGGAAGTGGGGGCCTCGGTCTATCAGCAGGCGCAGAAGCAGGCTGCTCCTGAGGGAGGAGCTCCAGGAGGCCCTAACGTGAGCGACGCGGACTACAAGGTAGTGGACGAAGGGAAGTAGGGGCTAGGCTGGATGGCGGCAAAGGACTACTACGAGGTACTCGGCGTCACGAAGGGTGCCCCCAAGGACCAGATCAAGAACGCCTACAGAAAGCTGGCCCTGCAGTTCCATCCTGACAGGAACAAGTCGCCGGAGGCGGAGGCTCGTTTCAAGGAGATATCCGAGGCCTACGCCGTACTGTCGGACGACGAGAAGAGGAAGCAGTACGACTCTTACGGACGGGAGGGGGTCTATCAGAGGTACAGCCAGGAGGACATATTCAGGGGGGTGAACTTCGGGGAGTTCTTCCGGGGCGCAGGGTTCGGTGGCTTCGACGACATCTTCGCCCAGTTCTTCGGGGGAGGACAGGACCAAAGGGTGAGCGGGGGCGAGGACCTGACCTACCACCTGCAGGTCGGCCTGGAGGAGCTGGTGGAAGATTCCACCCGGGAGATCGAGGTGCCCAGGAGCGAGGTCTGCTCCAACTGCAACGGCAGCGGGGCCAGGCCGGGGACCTCTCCCCAGACCTGCAACGTCTGCGGTGGGACGGGCCAGGTCCAGAAGGTACAGTCGGCTGGTTTCGCGAGGCTGGTGAGGATAACGGCCTGCAGCAGGTGCGGAGGACGGGGGTACATCGTCGAGTCTCCCTGCAAGGAGTGCAGAGGGAAGGGGACGGTCCAGAAGACAAGGAAAATACGGGTGATGATTCCGGCCGGAGTAGAGGACGGGCATACGCTACGACTTCGGGGTGAGGGCAGCGCCGGGGAGAACGGAGTGCCTCCGGGGGACCTTTACGTCGTCGTGAACGTGGCGCCCCACAGGCTCTTCGCGCGGCGCGAGGGCGACGTCTTCATGGAGACAAAGGTCGGGATCGCAGAGGCGGCCCTGGGGACCGAGGTAGTGGTGCCGACGTTGTACGGAGACGTGAAGTTGAGCGTCCCTCAGGGGACCCAGCCCGGGGCGGTCTTCAAGGTAAAGGGCAAGGGACTGCCGAAGTATGGCGGCTGGGGGAAGGGGGACGAGTACGTCAAGGTCGGAGTCGAGGTGCCGAGGAACCTAAGCGGCGCCCAGAAGGATCTCCTGAAGAAGTTCAGCGAAGCGAACTAGCCGGCGAACTTGTAGATCATGAGGAAAGGAACCTCCTCGATCTCGCGGATCGCTTCGGGAGCGCCGACTTCGTTGTCCACGGCCAGGGACACGGACCTGGCGCCGGCAAGGTTCACGATGGAGCAGGTCCTTATCAGCCTGAGCGCCTCTCCCCTGTCGACCACCTCGCCCGAGTAGAACTCCTTCGACAGGTGGACCTCCAGCTTTCCCTCCTTGACCTTCCTCCCGACCAGCTCTTCGTCGCAGATGTTGACCAGGACCGTGCCCCTGAACTCTGCGGTCTTGACCGCAAAACCTCGGCCGGGCATGCTATGCAACCTTTGCTACCGAACGGGCTCCGCAGGCCTCGCAGACCATGAACCACATCCTCTTGTCCTTCTCGAGGTGGGTGTCGGGGCTCCCGCATACGGGGCATATCACCCCGTCCTTCACGTACCTCTGGAGCAGCTGGGAGAAAGAGTCCCTGTCCTTCCGGCCTATGAATATCGCACGCTCGCCGTCGAGGGAGGCGGCGGTAGCCAGCTCCTTGGCGAGGTACATCAGCACCCTGGGGGAGTCCCGCCTGAGCAGCTTCGGGAACTCGGCGTAGTTGCGGAATATCGTCTTGTTTCCGACCCAGATGACGTCCGGTTCAGGGAGCTCGAGACGGAGGGCGCCCGATTTCTTGGCGTCCTTGTCGAGGCCCGACCTTGCCCTTGAAAGCAGCTCGTCGTAGGAATGAGGCATCGGGCGATTCCTCCCTCTTGGGTATTTCAACTCTTCTCGGATAGGAGGGGGCTACGTCCGCTCAAAAGATTAAATCGCAAAGGGCCAAGGGCGACCCGTGAAGCCGAGGGCGGAAATCGGCGTCTTTGGCGGCTCAGGTTTCTACAGCTTCCTCAAGAACTCGAGAGAGGTCACGGTCAGCACTCCCTATGGGAGGCCCAGCGGCAGAGTCAACCTCTTGACGTTGGAGGGGAGGGAAGTTGCGTTCCTTCCGAGGCACGGTGTACGCCACCAGTATCCACCCCACAAGGTGCCCTACCGGGCGAACGTGCGGGCCTTCAAGCAGCTGGGCGTGTCGCGCATAGTCGCGCCGAACGCGGTGGGGAGCCTGAAGCCTGAGATCGAGCCTGGGGATCTTGTGATCTGCGACCAGTTCGTGAACTTCACGGCCGGGAGGGAGGAGACGTTCTTCGACGGGCCCGAGACGACCCATGTGAGCACGGCCGAGCCATACTGCCCCCAGATGAGGCAGGTCGCAGCGGATGCGGCGAAACGGCTGGGGATGAGGGTCAGGGGGACCGGCACTGTGGTTGTCATCCAGGGTCCGAGGTTCTCCACCAAGGCCGAGAGCAGGTTCTTCAGGAGCCAGGGGTGGGACGTCATCAACATGACCCAGTACCCGGAGGTGGTGCTGGCCAGAGAGCAGGAGATCTGCTACCTCAACATCTCGCTGGCCACCGACTATGACTCTGGGCTGGAGGGCGACCCCAGGGTGAAGCCGGTCTCCCACGAAGGGGTGATCAAGGTGTTCAACAGGAACATGGGGCGGCTTCGTGAGCTCATCGTAGAGATTGTGAAGGAGCTGCCACGGAAGCGCAGCTGCGAGTGCGGTTCGGCGCTGGAGCACGCGAGGTTGAGCGCCTGATGGACAGGCTCGAGAAGGACATCAAGAAGGCGATCAGGACTGTCCCTGACTACCCGAAGAAGGGAATCCCGTTCAAAGACCTCACGACCCTGTGGAAGGACGGGAAGCTGTCTCGCAGGGTGACCAGGGAGCTTGAAGCGAGGTGGAAGGGGAAGAAGCTGGACAAGGTGGTCGGGATCGAGGCAAGGGGGTTCATAGTCGGAGCTCCGCTCGCGGACAGGCTGGGGGTCGGGTTCGTCCCTGCGAGGAAAGTGGGAAAGCTGCCGGCAAAGAAGCTGAGCCAGAACTATGAGCTCGAGTACGGCAGACAGGGGTTGGAGATCCACGCGGATTCGATTTCGATGGGGGAGGGGGTGGTCTTGGTGGACGACCTGCTCGCGACGGGGGGGACTTCGAGGGCCGCAGGGAGCCTGGTGGAGAAGCTGGGGGGGGAGGTCGTGGGTTTCGCTTTCGTCACGGAGCTTGCCTATCTGAAAGGAAGGGACAAGCTCGCCGGGTACAAGGTTGATTCGCTGGCAAAGTATGACTCGGAATAGCAGGTTCGGAGTAATCACCGGCACCGGCGTCACGGAGCATTTCGGAGTCTCGGTGCCGGAGAAAGTGGAGACAAAGTACGGTTCTGCCCAGGTCTACCGGTCGGGGGAAGGGGGGTACTACTTCCTTCCGCGCCACGGGCCTGGGCATACGGTCCCTCCGCACATGATAAACTACCGGGCCAACCTGGCAGCCCTGGAGAAGCTCGGGGTGAGGAAGGTGATCGCGACGAGCGCTGTGGGGTCGATGAAACCCGGCTTCGGGGTGGGAAGGATCGGGCTCGTGGACCAGTTCCTTGACTTCACGAAACGAAGGAACGAGACGTTCTTCTCCGAGGAGGTGACACACACCGACATGACCAATCCGTACAGTTCGGGGCTGAACCGGGCCCTCGGTCGGGCGGGGGACGACTTCGGAGTGAGGCTCAGCAGGGGGCTGGTGTACGTCTGCGCCGAGGGGCCGAGGTTCGAGACAGCGGCCGAGATCAGGATGTACAGGAAGCTCGGGGGGGACGTGGTGGGCATGACGGGGGTCCCGGAGGTGGTGCTCGCCAACGAGAAGGACATGGAATATGCGTCGGTGGTCATCGCGACGAATTGGGCAGCCGGGATACAGAAGAAAGTGAGCCATGAGGAAGTCGTGAAGGTGATGAAGAAGACGGGGATGGTGGTCAAGGAGCTCATAGACGCAACGATAAAGCGCCTCGAATCAGGGGGTTCGGACTGACATGACAAAGGTGGCGGACCAGGGGCTGAGCACGGTAGGGGAGGAGAACTTTCTGTGGGCCAAGGCCCACATGGGGGCCCTCACCACGCTTGCTTCGAAGTACTCTCGGAAACGCCCCCTGGAGGGGGTGAAGCTGGGGGTGTGCCTCCACGTGACCAAGGAGACGTCGGTGCTGATAGACGTGCTGCTGCAGGCCGGAGCAGAGGTCAAGCTGGCGGCGGCGAATCCTCTGTCGACTCAGGACGACATCGCGGCATACCTTTCGACCAGGACGGACGTCTGGGCCTGGAGGGGGGAGACCGTCAGGGAGTACGACTGGGCGCTCAAACAAGTCCTGGCCGCAGGCCCCGAGCAGTTAATCGACGACGGAGCCGACCTGCACGTGGCGGCATTGGGGTCGCGCCCCAAGGGGATCGTGGGAGGGTCGGAGGAGACGACGACGGGGGTGATGAGGCTCAGGGCGCTGGAGGCGCAGGGGAAGCTCGCCTATCCTGTCATAGCGGTCAACAACGCCCAGACCAAGTTCCTGTTCGACAACAGGTACGGCACCGGGCAGAGCACCCTGGACGGCATAATGCGGGCGACTGCGCTGCTCCTCGCGGGGATGAGCGTGGTCGTCGTGGGCTACGGCTGGGTGGGCAAGGGGGTCGCCATGAGGGCGAAGGGCATGGGCGCCAGGGTGACCGTGGTGGAGATTGATCCAATAAGGGCGATTGAAGCGCACCTGGACGGCTTCGAGGTCTCGGACATCACCAAAGCTGCGGCAGGGGGCGAGCTCTTCATCACAGCTACCGGCCAGAAGAACGTAGTTCCCTACGAGGCCATAGCAAAGATGAAGGAGGGCGTGATTCTCGCCAATGCAGGGCACTTCGACGTGGAGATAGACGTGAAGACCCTCCTTTCGAAGAGCACCAGTGTGAAGGCAGTCAGGACCCATGTGGATGAGGTGACGCTCCCAGGCGGGAAGAAGGTGTACCTGGTGGGGAAGGGAAGGATAGCGAACCTGGTGGCGGCCGAGGGGCACCCGCCGGAGGTCATGCAGATGTCCTTCGCCAACCAGTTCATGGCGGCCTTGCACCTACACGACAACCATTCGCAGTTGGAGAAGAAGGTCTACGGAGTCTCGCCAGAGGCCGAGGACGAGATCGCGAGGGCTGCGCTGAAGTCCATGGGGGTCTCGATAGGGACGCAGACGGAGGAGCAGAAAGAATATGCGAAGAGCTGGGAGCTCTAGAGCTCGGAAAGGTTAAAACCGCGCGGTCGGCCGTTTCACTCGGTGGATGAGCTCAGCCAGAACAGGGTCATAATCACAGCCGCGCTGCCCTACGCCTACGACGACCTCCACCTCGGACATGTTGCGAGCACTCATCTCCCTCCGGACATCCTCTACAGGTACCTCAAGCTGAGGGGGGTCGAGGTCTCCCAGGTCTGCGCGTCGGACGACTACGGGACCCCGATCCTCATCGCCGCGGAGAAGAAGGGAAAGCAACCCAGCGAGTACTCCGGCGAGTGGAACAAGAGGTTCAGGGACGACCTTGAGAAGCTCGGGATAGTCTATGACGTCTTCGACAGGACGAGCTCGCCTGAGAACGTTCAGCTAGTCCAGAGGTTCTTCACGAAACTCAATGAAAACGGGTTCATCTTCGTGTCCGAGGTCGACCAGTTCTACTGCGAATACGACAAGAAATTCCTTCCTGACAGGTATGTGAAAGGCAAGTGCCCCTATTGCGGGGCTGAAGACCAGTATTCGGACGCCTGCGAGAACTGCGGAAGGACGCTCCAGCCTGGCCAAGTCTTGAACCCCCACTGCTCCATCTGCGGGAGGGCCCCGGTGATGAGGAAGAGCAGCCACTACTTCTTCAAGCTCTCCGCCTTCTCCAAGAGACTCGAGGAGTGGCTGAACGGGAACAGGGACCTGCAGCCAGATGCGAGGAACTACGTGCTAAACTGGATAAAGGACGGGCTCCAGGACTGGGACATCACCAGGGACATCTCCTGGGGGGTCCCGATACCGCTCAAGGAGGCGGAGGGAAAGGTGCTCTATGGCTGGTTCGACAACCATCTTTGTTACATCACCGCCGCGTTGAAGGCGGCGGGGAAGGAAGGTGAAGAAGGCAGAGAGTACTGGAACGGGGCCAGGGTCTACCACTTCATAGGCAAGGATATCGTCTATCACCACTACCTGTTCCTCCCGAGCATGAGGATGGGAGAGGGGGAGTACAAACTCCCGGACCTCATCCCCACACGAGGACACCTGCTTCTCTCCGGAAAGAAGATCTCCAGGAGCAAGCACTGGATGATCACGGTCAGGGACTTCGTGGAGCGGTTCCCGCCAGACTATCTGAGGTTCTACCTGACGAGGATCGTGCCCTACAGCCAGTCAGACGCGAACTTCGACCTGCAGGAGTTCGGGGACAAGATAAACAACGAGTTGGTTGCGAGCATAGGCAACTTCGTCTACAGGTCGTTGGTCTTCGTCAAGAACCGCCACGGGGGAGTAATCCCAGCCCCCGGGAAGGCGGGGGACGAGGAGGAAGCTGTGGTCGAGGCGCTCAGAGACGCGGTGAAGGAGACCGGGGAGCTGATTGACAGGGGGCACTACGACAGGGCCTTGAAGAGGGTCCTGGACTTCTCTGCCGAATGCAACCGGTACTTCCAGCGCAAGGCCCCCTGGGAGAAGGGCGAGGATGAACCGACCGCGATATACTACTCCTGCAACCTGGTCGCAGGCCTCGCCACCCTGCTCGCCCCGTTCGTCCCCTTCAGCTCTGCGGAGATCTGGGCCCAGCTTGGGTTTGGGACTCCCCTCCAGAGCGACGGATGGGAGAAGGCAGCGGAGCTAAGGGTGAAGGCCGGCCAGAGGATAGGAGACCCCGCGCCCATCTTCAGAAAGGTCGAAGACAAAGACCTTGGGAAAGTGCGGGTTCTTCTTGGCTGATTAGTCGCAGGCCGGGATGCTTTCCAGGCCTTCGAGAAGCGAAGAGTCCATCTCGTCGTCCATGGTCCTGCCTTTCAGGGCCTTGGTCAGAGGGTCGTAGTCATCGTACTTCGTCGACGTGAACCCGGACGCCAAGAGGCTGACCTGGAGCTGGGTGGTCCCCGAGTAGTTGACGCCGTACTCCACGTCCACGGCCTGGTTGTTGAGCATCGACCCGAGGCGCTTGACCACGAGGCCGACCTCCTGGCCGGAGAGAGACGCGTCGCCGTTGAGCATCACCACGGCCCTGCTTGCTTCCTTTGCCTCGGCGAGCTTGCCAATGGACACGACGGCCCCGGCGAGGGCTTCTTCGGCCTTGTCGAAGGAGCCGCTGTTGGACACGCCCAGGAGAGAGTACCCATCCTGGAGCACCGTCCCGAGTATTTTGTTCAGCCCTACGGGGACGGATGGTCCCGTGGCCTTCGAAAGAAGCGAACCCAGCGCCTTGACCGCTTCCTTGTTGGCCGTGTCGTAGACGGCGGTGAGGGTCGAGTCGTCGGGGGCGGACCTCATCAGCGTGTCATTGTCGACGACGATTACTCCCCTCGAGGCCTCCCTGAGACGCCTGAGTGCGACTCCCGCGTAGAACTTCATCTTCTTCTCGAACTCGAAGGGCATCACCGCAACGCCCACTGTCGTGGCGCCGCAGTCCCTCGCGATAGCAGCCACCAGAGGGGCGAGGCCGCTGCCCGTCGCGCCCCCGAGGCCGGCCACCACGAAGACCACCTTGGACCCCGAGAGCGCTTCCACGATCTTGGAAAGCGACCTGGACGCGAGGCCCCTGACTAGAGCTGGCGTCAGCTTCTGGTCCACGGGAGAGTCGATGAGCGTCGTTTCGTCAGATTCCACGAAGGCGAAGTCTCCTCTGTCGCACGACACATAGGCGAACTTGTCGATGAGCAGGGACCTTCTGCTCAGGAGCGAGACGATCCTGCTGCCTGCGCTCCCTATTCCTACCGCTGTGATTTCTGCATGAATATTGTCTGACATTGCCGGGGCAGGCGTAGTTAGGGCTGGGGATTTACAAACCCATGAGTCAATTTAGTTCACAAAAGATTCAGTTTTGTTTACGTTGAGTCCTCTGCGCGCCCCGGAGGACCTAGGCCGGGTTCGGCTTCGCGTCTTCCTTGTTCACGATCTTGTTGACGAGCTCATCCATCATGTGGCCGGTGCACTCCACGCGGACTGACTTCACTCCATCCGTCGAGAGGGCCGTCTGTCTTATGCTCCTCCCCGTGTCGACCGCCAGGGGGCTGTAGGCAGAGAGCGTCCTGAACTTCACCCGCACCGAGCCTTCGGACATTTCGGTGACCTCGGTGATGATGTTCAGCTCCCCGTACTTCCTCGAAGTTTCTTCATCGATGAGTTCGTCGAGGCGCTCCGAAACGCGCTTCGTCAGGTCGCTCTCCACGGTGGCGCTTCGGGAATTCCAGGAGGATATATGACCTTTGGGTCTACCAATGGACTTTCAGGGTGAGCGGGTGGGAGGCCTTGACCTCGTCCACCTTTCCGACGCTGGTGTTCCGGGGCACTTCTCCCAGGGTGCCGTCTTTCATCGATCTGTAGATGGCGTTCAGGGATTCGGCGTATTCGTTCAGCATCTCCAGGGGTTCGGATTCCGTGGGCTCGATCATCAGGGCTTCGCTTACGATCAGGGGGAAGTAGACAGTGGGCGCGTGCATTCCTCTGTCCAGGATGGCCTTCGCAACCTTCATGGCGCCGCCAGGGAGTTCGCTCCTGACGGAGACGACGGCCTCGTGCTTCCTGTGGAGGCCTTTGCCGTGAGACGTGGGGAAGGCCCCCGGGTCCAGGTTCTTCCACAGGTAGTTCGCGGCAAGCACAGCGAGAGATGAGACGTTTGAGAGGCCGGTCGAACCCAGGAGAGAAATGTAGACGTAGGCGCGGAGCAGGACCGCCGAGTTGCCCACGAATCCTTTGAGCGGCCCGATGGAATTCTTGAGTCCGTAGTCGAGGGAATAATGGCCCCGCTTCTCTGAAATCACAGGCACGGGGAGGTAGTCCGCCAGCTTCCGGGTCGCTCCGACCGGCCCCGCTCCAGGCCCTCCGCCTCCGTGGGGGGTGGCGAAGGTCTTGTGAAGATTGAGGTGGACCACGTCGAATCCCATGTCCCCTGGACGGGCCCTCCCGAGGAGGGCGTTCATGTTGGCCCCGTCGTAGTACATTAGGCCTCCGGCACGGTGGACGGCGTCGCACACTTCAGCCACTTCGCTCTCGAAGAGTCCGAGGGTGTTGGGGACGGTGAACATCATGCCAGCTGTCCTCTCGGAAGTGAGCTCCTCCACGGTCTTCGCCCTTACGAGGCCTGTCGAGTCGGAGGGGACCTTGACGACCTTGAAACCTGCCATGGCAGCGCTCGCCGGATTGGTGCCGTGGGC
This genomic window contains:
- the metG gene encoding methionine--tRNA ligase, with amino-acid sequence MDELSQNRVIITAALPYAYDDLHLGHVASTHLPPDILYRYLKLRGVEVSQVCASDDYGTPILIAAEKKGKQPSEYSGEWNKRFRDDLEKLGIVYDVFDRTSSPENVQLVQRFFTKLNENGFIFVSEVDQFYCEYDKKFLPDRYVKGKCPYCGAEDQYSDACENCGRTLQPGQVLNPHCSICGRAPVMRKSSHYFFKLSAFSKRLEEWLNGNRDLQPDARNYVLNWIKDGLQDWDITRDISWGVPIPLKEAEGKVLYGWFDNHLCYITAALKAAGKEGEEGREYWNGARVYHFIGKDIVYHHYLFLPSMRMGEGEYKLPDLIPTRGHLLLSGKKISRSKHWMITVRDFVERFPPDYLRFYLTRIVPYSQSDANFDLQEFGDKINNELVASIGNFVYRSLVFVKNRHGGVIPAPGKAGDEEEAVVEALRDAVKETGELIDRGHYDRALKRVLDFSAECNRYFQRKAPWEKGEDEPTAIYYSCNLVAGLATLLAPFVPFSSAEIWAQLGFGTPLQSDGWEKAAELRVKAGQRIGDPAPIFRKVEDKDLGKVRVLLG
- a CDS encoding adenosylhomocysteinase; the encoded protein is MTKVADQGLSTVGEENFLWAKAHMGALTTLASKYSRKRPLEGVKLGVCLHVTKETSVLIDVLLQAGAEVKLAAANPLSTQDDIAAYLSTRTDVWAWRGETVREYDWALKQVLAAGPEQLIDDGADLHVAALGSRPKGIVGGSEETTTGVMRLRALEAQGKLAYPVIAVNNAQTKFLFDNRYGTGQSTLDGIMRATALLLAGMSVVVVGYGWVGKGVAMRAKGMGARVTVVEIDPIRAIEAHLDGFEVSDITKAAAGGELFITATGQKNVVPYEAIAKMKEGVILANAGHFDVEIDVKTLLSKSTSVKAVRTHVDEVTLPGGKKVYLVGKGRIANLVAAEGHPPEVMQMSFANQFMAALHLHDNHSQLEKKVYGVSPEAEDEIARAALKSMGVSIGTQTEEQKEYAKSWEL
- a CDS encoding adenine phosphoribosyltransferase gives rise to the protein MDRLEKDIKKAIRTVPDYPKKGIPFKDLTTLWKDGKLSRRVTRELEARWKGKKLDKVVGIEARGFIVGAPLADRLGVGFVPARKVGKLPAKKLSQNYELEYGRQGLEIHADSISMGEGVVLVDDLLATGGTSRAAGSLVEKLGGEVVGFAFVTELAYLKGRDKLAGYKVDSLAKYDSE
- a CDS encoding iron-sulfur cluster assembly protein, which gives rise to MESDLTKRVSERLDELIDEETSRKYGELNIITEVTEMSEGSVRVKFRTLSAYSPLAVDTGRSIRQTALSTDGVKSVRVECTGHMMDELVNKIVNKEDAKPNPA
- the gcvPB gene encoding aminomethyl-transferring glycine dehydrogenase subunit GcvPB, producing the protein MAKFRQAYWNEPLLKELSRPGRVGMLVPSDEQIRKKAGVPGSLVPASMRRESVNLPELSELQVLRHFNRLSQMNFSVELGMYPLGSCTMKYNPKVSEMIASSDSMKQAHPLQPEETVQGLLGIFYDLERSLSEITGMSRFSLSTAAGAQGEFAGVLMIRKYLRDHGGASKDEILVPDSAHGTNPASAAMAGFKVVKVPSDSTGLVRAKTVEELTSERTAGMMFTVPNTLGLFESEVAEVCDAVHRAGGLMYYDGANMNALLGRARPGDMGFDVVHLNLHKTFATPHGGGGPGAGPVGATRKLADYLPVPVISEKRGHYSLDYGLKNSIGPLKGFVGNSAVLLRAYVYISLLGSTGLSNVSSLAVLAANYLWKNLDPGAFPTSHGKGLHRKHEAVVSVRSELPGGAMKVAKAILDRGMHAPTVYFPLIVSEALMIEPTESEPLEMLNEYAESLNAIYRSMKDGTLGEVPRNTSVGKVDEVKASHPLTLKVHW
- a CDS encoding translation initiation factor IF-2 subunit beta translates to MPHSYDELLSRARSGLDKDAKKSGALRLELPEPDVIWVGNKTIFRNYAEFPKLLRRDSPRVLMYLAKELATAASLDGERAIFIGRKDRDSFSQLLQRYVKDGVICPVCGSPDTHLEKDKRMWFMVCEACGARSVAKVA
- a CDS encoding S-methyl-5'-thioadenosine phosphorylase, whose protein sequence is MKPRAEIGVFGGSGFYSFLKNSREVTVSTPYGRPSGRVNLLTLEGREVAFLPRHGVRHQYPPHKVPYRANVRAFKQLGVSRIVAPNAVGSLKPEIEPGDLVICDQFVNFTAGREETFFDGPETTHVSTAEPYCPQMRQVAADAAKRLGMRVRGTGTVVVIQGPRFSTKAESRFFRSQGWDVINMTQYPEVVLAREQEICYLNISLATDYDSGLEGDPRVKPVSHEGVIKVFNRNMGRLRELIVEIVKELPRKRSCECGSALEHARLSA
- the dnaJ gene encoding molecular chaperone DnaJ, whose amino-acid sequence is MAAKDYYEVLGVTKGAPKDQIKNAYRKLALQFHPDRNKSPEAEARFKEISEAYAVLSDDEKRKQYDSYGREGVYQRYSQEDIFRGVNFGEFFRGAGFGGFDDIFAQFFGGGQDQRVSGGEDLTYHLQVGLEELVEDSTREIEVPRSEVCSNCNGSGARPGTSPQTCNVCGGTGQVQKVQSAGFARLVRITACSRCGGRGYIVESPCKECRGKGTVQKTRKIRVMIPAGVEDGHTLRLRGEGSAGENGVPPGDLYVVVNVAPHRLFARREGDVFMETKVGIAEAALGTEVVVPTLYGDVKLSVPQGTQPGAVFKVKGKGLPKYGGWGKGDEYVKVGVEVPRNLSGAQKDLLKKFSEAN
- a CDS encoding MTAP family purine nucleoside phosphorylase — protein: MTRNSRFGVITGTGVTEHFGVSVPEKVETKYGSAQVYRSGEGGYYFLPRHGPGHTVPPHMINYRANLAALEKLGVRKVIATSAVGSMKPGFGVGRIGLVDQFLDFTKRRNETFFSEEVTHTDMTNPYSSGLNRALGRAGDDFGVRLSRGLVYVCAEGPRFETAAEIRMYRKLGGDVVGMTGVPEVVLANEKDMEYASVVIATNWAAGIQKKVSHEEVVKVMKKTGMVVKELIDATIKRLESGGSD
- a CDS encoding DUF424 domain-containing protein, giving the protein MPGRGFAVKTAEFRGTVLVNICDEELVGRKVKEGKLEVHLSKEFYSGEVVDRGEALRLIRTCSIVNLAGARSVSLAVDNEVGAPEAIREIEEVPFLMIYKFAG
- the dnaK gene encoding molecular chaperone DnaK → MSSAREKIVGIDLGTTNSAAAVIEGGRPVVIPSAEGATPSGKMFPSVVAFTQDGQLLVGEPAKRQVVTNPEGTVFEIKRKMGTDYKVRAFGKEYSPEQVSSYILQKIKHDADIFLGYPVKKAVITVPAHFNDNQRQATKDAGEIAGLEVVRIINEPTAASLAYGLDKSEKEMKILVFSFGGGTHDATIMEFGGGVFQVIATSGDTQTGGADVDNAVIEVLLQDFRSKTGIDLRNDRTAMARLKEAAEKAKIELSNLTSTDVDLPFIASDQSGPKNLHFTLTRTRLEEVARPIVSKTEDTIRRVMNEGKLSQTQIDKVILIGGMTRMPLVRKFVEDVAGKPAERGVDPMEAVAIGAAIQGAVLAGEIKDILLLDVTPLSMGVETLGGITEHLIEKNATIPTKRSKTFTTAADFQTAVTIHVVQGERSMAADNVSLGMFNLTGIPPSPRGVPQIEVTFDIDANGILTVGAKDLGTGKENKITITASTKLSKEEKERLVRDAESYSEQDKKKREEAELRNEADSILYTTEKTKRDVEGKVDKASLDRVDAAAQELRKALEGKDVAVIREKNEALKRVLQEVGASVYQQAQKQAAPEGGAPGGPNVSDADYKVVDEGK